In Anaerolineales bacterium, one DNA window encodes the following:
- the ccmA gene encoding heme ABC exporter ATP-binding protein CcmA: MIETKKLVKRFGLKAILRGVDFSVEAGEFVALLGPNGAGKTTFLRILASLSRPSLGSVTVAGYSLPGESAQVRAKLGVVSHLPLLYPDLTAEENLQFYARMYGIMNFAMRVTEVLEMVGLENRRKDLVRTFSRGMQQRLAIGRAVIHDPEVMLFDEPYTGLDQDASEMLDDVLRSVAAKGRTVVMTSHDLVRAEDLATRFDILSHGVIAASATQNELKNTNLLAFYKQALVD; this comes from the coding sequence ATGATCGAAACAAAAAAACTCGTCAAACGCTTTGGGCTTAAAGCCATCCTGCGCGGTGTGGATTTTTCCGTTGAAGCGGGTGAATTCGTGGCATTGCTCGGACCGAATGGCGCGGGAAAAACCACCTTTCTGCGAATTCTCGCTTCGCTCTCGCGCCCAAGCCTGGGAAGTGTCACAGTGGCAGGCTACTCCCTTCCGGGCGAATCCGCACAAGTCCGCGCAAAGCTGGGTGTGGTCTCGCATCTGCCCCTGCTCTATCCCGACCTGACCGCCGAAGAGAATCTGCAATTCTATGCGCGCATGTATGGGATTATGAATTTTGCAATGCGCGTCACGGAAGTTTTGGAGATGGTCGGGCTGGAAAATCGCCGAAAAGACCTCGTCCGCACTTTTTCACGCGGAATGCAGCAGCGCCTTGCCATCGGCAGGGCGGTCATCCACGACCCCGAGGTCATGTTATTCGACGAACCCTATACAGGTCTCGATCAGGATGCGTCTGAAATGCTGGACGATGTCCTGCGTTCTGTCGCCGCGAAGGGACGCACCGTCGTCATGACCTCCCATGATCTTGTCCGTGCTGAAGATCTCGCCACAAGGTTCGATATCCTCTCGCATGGCGTGATCGCGGCCTCGGCAACGCAGAATGAATTAAAAAACACGAATCTTCTCGCATTCTACAAACAGGCACTGGTGGATTAA
- a CDS encoding heme exporter protein CcmB, with translation MTETVIIDKQAMEYRPSFFKATMAIVRKDLSAEFRSRELLSAMLVFSMLVILIFNFALELDIKVRQSVTAGVLWTTFAFAGTLGLNRSMAVEKDRGCMDGLLLAPVDRSAIFFGKAISNLAFMLIVEAIVLPLYALLYNETRIFQPSFLGVILLGSIGYIAVGTLLSAMSVQTRTRDVLLPILLFPVAIPVLLASVKASGGILMGAPFEEILSPLNLLIVYDVVFIAISFMVFDFVVEE, from the coding sequence ATGACGGAAACCGTAATCATCGATAAGCAGGCAATGGAATATCGTCCATCCTTCTTCAAAGCCACCATGGCAATCGTACGAAAAGACCTTTCCGCGGAATTCCGTTCGCGCGAACTGTTGTCCGCCATGCTGGTCTTTTCCATGCTCGTTATTCTCATCTTCAACTTTGCACTGGAATTGGACATTAAAGTGCGCCAGTCCGTCACTGCTGGTGTGCTGTGGACGACCTTTGCCTTCGCCGGCACACTCGGCTTGAACCGCTCGATGGCTGTGGAAAAAGACCGCGGCTGTATGGATGGACTCCTGCTCGCGCCAGTCGACCGCTCTGCCATCTTCTTTGGCAAAGCCATCAGCAACCTGGCTTTCATGTTGATCGTCGAGGCAATCGTGCTCCCGCTCTATGCCCTGCTTTACAACGAAACCCGCATTTTTCAACCCAGTTTTCTCGGCGTGATCCTGCTTGGTTCCATCGGGTATATCGCTGTCGGCACCCTGCTCTCCGCCATGTCCGTACAAACCCGCACAAGAGATGTACTGCTCCCCATCCTTCTTTTTCCTGTTGCAATTCCCGTCCTGCTTGCCTCGGTAAAAGCCAGCGGCGGAATATTAATGGGCGCACCCTTCGAGGAGATCCTCTCTCCGCTCAACCTGCTCATCGTCTATGACGTGGTCTTCATCGCCATTTCATTCATGGTTTTTGATTTTGTAGTGGAGGAGTAG
- a CDS encoding TlpA disulfide reductase family protein encodes MTETNTQKRGVPLWAQIAIWVFIVGLLVLVGVTLSKRQQGTVQPGDKIPDFTLPLFSGYEYEGRGEVKLSDFQGKVVVLNFWASWCKPCEQEAAELEETWQFYEPTGQVMFLGVDYVDTEPEARAYLRKFGISYPNGPDMGTKISQMFRIRGVPETYFIDRSGVLYYVKVGPFLSVNEIKSIIEQKLQ; translated from the coding sequence ATGACTGAAACAAACACCCAAAAACGCGGCGTGCCGCTCTGGGCGCAGATTGCCATCTGGGTATTCATTGTGGGTTTGCTTGTGCTGGTGGGGGTGACGCTCAGCAAACGCCAGCAGGGGACGGTTCAGCCGGGCGATAAAATCCCTGATTTCACATTGCCGTTATTCAGCGGGTACGAATATGAAGGCAGAGGCGAAGTAAAACTTTCCGACTTTCAAGGCAAGGTGGTGGTGTTGAACTTCTGGGCTTCGTGGTGCAAGCCCTGCGAACAGGAAGCCGCCGAACTGGAGGAAACCTGGCAGTTTTACGAACCAACGGGACAGGTGATGTTCCTCGGCGTGGATTATGTGGATACCGAACCCGAGGCGCGCGCGTATTTGAGGAAGTTTGGAATTTCGTATCCCAACGGACCCGATATGGGCACAAAGATCTCGCAAATGTTCCGTATCCGCGGCGTGCCCGAAACATACTTTATTGACCGCAGCGGCGTACTTTATTATGTAAAGGTTGGACCCTTCCTTTCGGTCAATGAGATAAAATCCATCATCGAACAAAAATTGCAATAA
- a CDS encoding zinc ribbon domain-containing protein, with the protein MELGSLFLVLAVLVIVGVYLYAPFTTRARRARVSESHEVSALKAERDRVINALQELDFDFKLGKIPSEDYPEQRALLLQKGADILRKLDEIAPVSSSARDAETRIEKAAAAKRADSAAKVAEPSDEDLEAMIASRRREHKTRSAGFCPKCGKPVLVTDKFCPSCGKALSS; encoded by the coding sequence ATGGAATTGGGCTCATTATTTTTGGTACTGGCAGTACTTGTGATCGTCGGCGTCTATTTATATGCGCCCTTCACAACCCGCGCGCGGCGCGCGCGGGTCAGCGAGTCGCACGAGGTCTCTGCATTGAAAGCGGAGCGCGACCGTGTCATTAATGCCCTGCAGGAACTCGATTTCGATTTCAAACTCGGCAAGATCCCCTCGGAAGATTATCCCGAACAACGCGCGCTGCTCCTGCAAAAAGGCGCGGACATCCTTCGCAAGCTCGATGAGATCGCGCCGGTATCATCCTCAGCCAGGGATGCTGAAACGCGCATCGAGAAAGCCGCCGCCGCAAAACGCGCGGACTCAGCGGCAAAAGTTGCCGAACCAAGCGATGAAGACCTCGAGGCCATGATCGCTTCACGGCGCAGGGAACATAAAACCAGGTCTGCCGGATTCTGCCCGAAATGCGGCAAGCCCGTGCTGGTTACGGATAAATTCTGCCCGTCTTGCGGGAAGGCATTAAGCAGTTAG
- a CDS encoding peptidase MA family metallohydrolase translates to MQTRPAAIIFLLVAMIFAPAHAAAAPRADVENDRVTLAFPETATFSATLHSSAVITSVVLEYGNEQQTCGEVIAKAYPQFTPSNSVDAAWTWDMRQSGSLPPGAQLWWRWRFTDETGAQYTSETQSAVWLDNTHNWQTLTSGDLRLHWYGLDQSFVQTMLDAGLESLRRNKEQAGLETNDPINVYVYPNYFDMRDAILYEPSWTGGLAFSDFSIVIMGVSGSNSVWDKNTIIHEITHVLVGHFTFSCIGTVPAWLNEGLAMFSEGGLDASMQFQLDQAIRNDSLLSVRSLNGGFSELPDKANLSYSQSYSITKFLIDSYGQEKMTKMLVALRDAKPVDTALLEVYGFNTEGLEDAWRQSLGAAPRPVSAQSTSQPTPTFVPTYVPIAGIPIAITPTPYAIPTSSSGDTEAQPSGPPLSLTIALLCFCLLILLVIGVFVLGLIVRRGNPKGGEHV, encoded by the coding sequence ATGCAGACCAGACCTGCCGCCATTATCTTTTTGTTGGTGGCGATGATTTTCGCCCCCGCGCATGCCGCCGCCGCACCTCGCGCTGATGTGGAAAATGACCGGGTTACACTGGCATTTCCCGAAACTGCCACGTTTTCAGCCACCCTGCACTCGAGTGCGGTCATCACATCCGTTGTTTTGGAATACGGCAACGAGCAGCAGACTTGTGGCGAGGTCATTGCGAAAGCCTACCCTCAATTTACGCCGTCGAACTCCGTCGATGCTGCATGGACGTGGGACATGCGCCAAAGCGGCTCGCTCCCGCCCGGTGCGCAATTATGGTGGCGCTGGCGTTTTACAGATGAAACAGGCGCACAATATACAAGCGAAACACAGTCAGCCGTCTGGCTGGACAATACTCACAACTGGCAGACTCTCACAAGTGGAGACCTGCGCCTGCATTGGTACGGGCTGGACCAATCCTTTGTGCAAACCATGCTCGACGCCGGGCTGGAGAGTCTGCGCCGCAATAAAGAGCAGGCGGGACTCGAAACAAATGACCCGATCAATGTGTATGTGTATCCCAACTATTTCGACATGCGCGATGCCATCCTTTACGAGCCTTCATGGACGGGAGGCCTGGCGTTCTCTGATTTCAGCATTGTCATCATGGGCGTCTCAGGCTCCAATTCCGTCTGGGATAAAAATACGATCATCCACGAAATCACTCATGTGCTGGTCGGTCACTTCACCTTCTCCTGCATCGGCACTGTCCCTGCGTGGTTGAATGAAGGCCTGGCCATGTTCAGCGAAGGCGGCCTGGATGCGAGCATGCAATTCCAGCTGGACCAGGCGATTCGCAATGACTCCCTGCTTTCCGTCCGCTCGTTGAATGGCGGCTTCTCCGAACTCCCCGATAAGGCGAACCTCTCCTACAGTCAATCCTACAGCATTACAAAATTCCTGATCGATTCATACGGTCAGGAGAAGATGACAAAAATGCTTGTCGCCCTGCGTGATGCCAAGCCCGTGGATACGGCACTACTGGAAGTCTACGGATTCAACACCGAGGGATTGGAAGACGCCTGGAGACAGTCGCTCGGAGCCGCACCCCGGCCTGTTTCCGCCCAATCGACATCCCAGCCAACCCCGACCTTTGTCCCCACCTACGTTCCGATCGCAGGCATTCCAATTGCAATAACGCCCACACCGTATGCCATTCCCACCTCCTCTTCCGGTGACACTGAAGCCCAGCCCAGCGGACCGCCCCTTTCATTAACCATTGCGCTGCTATGCTTCTGTTTGCTGATCCTGCTCGTGATTGGCGTGTTCGTGCTGGGGTTGATCGTCCGCAGGGGCAACCCGAAAGGAGGCGAACATGTCTAA
- a CDS encoding cytochrome c-type biogenesis protein CcmH, giving the protein MRKNILVLPLVLILGALFTGVVLAQENLPTDDEVNAIARELYCPVCENTPLDVCPTEACRQWRELIRLQLSEGMTEQEIKQYFVDNYGARVLAEPPRTGLNWLIYILPPVMILAGAFILLSSFREWTKPKSVEAGTDEEREASLEKDDYVARFEEELKKRK; this is encoded by the coding sequence ATGAGAAAAAATATTCTCGTTTTACCCCTTGTTCTTATTCTAGGCGCGCTCTTCACCGGCGTTGTGCTCGCGCAGGAGAACCTTCCCACCGATGACGAAGTAAATGCGATCGCCAGGGAATTGTATTGCCCGGTCTGTGAGAATACACCGCTGGATGTCTGCCCGACGGAAGCCTGCCGTCAATGGCGTGAGCTGATCCGCCTGCAGCTGTCCGAGGGTATGACAGAACAGGAAATAAAGCAATATTTCGTGGATAACTACGGCGCTCGTGTGCTGGCTGAACCTCCGCGCACGGGATTGAACTGGCTGATCTACATCCTGCCGCCGGTGATGATCTTGGCCGGTGCGTTCATTCTTTTAAGCTCCTTCCGCGAATGGACAAAGCCCAAGTCCGTTGAAGCAGGCACGGACGAGGAACGTGAAGCGTCGCTTGAAAAAGACGATTATGTCGCCCGTTTCGAGGAAGAGTTGAAGAAAAGAAAATAG
- a CDS encoding heme lyase CcmF/NrfE family subunit: MFAEFGYGVLLVGFIVTIYSGVAAVYGVTHKSAALVESARRAQLLTFPLITLSSLILIYLLVNNHYEVAFVYEVTSRSMPTYLKVTAWWGGQAGSLLFWSWLLAVFTSAVTLRKWDRDAEFLPWVIVVSSVTLAFFLGMIVFYENPFTRFWLVNGNVMPSMFSPSAVATVFTPQDGQGLNPLLRHPGMVIHPPMLYLGFVAYVVPFAFAIAALVTGRTDDRWTRITRRWSLWAWLFLSFGIVLGGRWAYDVLGWGGYWGWDPVEIASFMPWLTGTAFLHSVMIQEKRGMLKQWNMILIILTYALVIFGTFLTRSGVLSSVHSFANSPIGPFFMGFVTLTLVTSVALLIWRWPLLQSETEMKSMLSREALFLLNNLLFMGILVVCFWGVIYPLISELFTGQKVTVGPPYYERATGPLFAGLLFLMAIAPLSAWGHSTIQTLGRALWKSFALAAVVTILLTFTYTQNIYALVGFFLVTLVLSATLYEFWRGTRARQKSQKENFFTALTSLMGRNRRRYGGYIIHISMALMAIGILGIELFQKETQGTLGQGESLNIANYTVTYRELASWNSPGEGVNYTRSVVDIYENGIYLGQLAPRIDFYYDAEQNMTIPGQRSTLRDDLYILLLDWQPVSTMGATFKIYVNPLVNWLWIGSLLFLAGIIFAAWPDHDPAEEPARRNAARNSQQTSAAD; the protein is encoded by the coding sequence ATGTTTGCAGAATTTGGATATGGCGTTTTACTGGTTGGTTTTATTGTCACGATCTATAGCGGAGTTGCAGCGGTGTACGGCGTAACACACAAATCCGCAGCCCTCGTGGAAAGCGCGCGGCGGGCTCAACTGCTCACTTTTCCCCTAATCACACTCTCATCCTTAATCTTGATCTACCTGCTGGTAAACAACCACTATGAGGTCGCCTTTGTCTACGAAGTGACCAGCCGCAGCATGCCCACCTACCTGAAAGTAACCGCCTGGTGGGGCGGGCAGGCGGGTTCGCTTCTGTTTTGGTCGTGGCTGCTGGCGGTGTTCACCTCTGCAGTGACCTTGCGCAAATGGGACCGCGACGCCGAGTTCCTGCCATGGGTCATTGTAGTCTCCTCCGTTACGCTGGCGTTCTTTCTCGGCATGATCGTTTTCTACGAAAACCCATTTACCCGCTTCTGGCTGGTGAACGGGAATGTGATGCCGAGCATGTTCTCCCCCTCCGCGGTGGCGACCGTCTTCACACCGCAGGACGGGCAGGGACTGAACCCGCTTCTGCGCCACCCGGGCATGGTCATCCATCCCCCCATGCTGTACCTTGGTTTTGTCGCCTACGTCGTCCCCTTCGCTTTTGCGATTGCGGCGCTGGTCACCGGGCGCACCGATGACCGCTGGACGCGCATCACCCGCCGCTGGTCATTGTGGGCGTGGTTGTTCCTGTCGTTTGGCATCGTCCTTGGCGGACGCTGGGCGTACGACGTGCTGGGCTGGGGCGGCTACTGGGGCTGGGACCCGGTCGAGATCGCGTCCTTCATGCCCTGGCTGACCGGCACCGCTTTCCTGCATTCCGTCATGATTCAGGAAAAGCGCGGCATGCTCAAGCAATGGAATATGATCCTCATCATTCTGACGTATGCACTGGTCATTTTCGGCACGTTCCTGACGCGCTCAGGCGTGCTCTCCTCCGTGCATTCGTTTGCGAACAGCCCCATTGGTCCGTTCTTCATGGGCTTTGTGACACTCACACTGGTGACCTCGGTCGCCCTGCTCATCTGGCGCTGGCCCCTGCTGCAAAGCGAAACAGAGATGAAGTCCATGCTTTCGCGCGAGGCGTTGTTCCTACTGAATAACCTGCTTTTCATGGGCATTCTTGTGGTTTGCTTCTGGGGGGTAATCTATCCGCTGATCTCCGAACTCTTCACCGGTCAAAAAGTGACCGTCGGTCCGCCTTATTATGAACGCGCGACGGGTCCGCTCTTTGCCGGTCTGCTCTTCCTGATGGCAATCGCACCGCTCTCCGCATGGGGACACTCCACCATCCAAACGCTCGGACGCGCGCTGTGGAAATCATTTGCGCTCGCCGCCGTCGTAACCATCCTGCTGACCTTCACGTACACGCAGAATATTTATGCCCTGGTCGGGTTCTTCCTTGTAACGCTGGTCTTATCCGCCACCCTGTATGAGTTCTGGCGCGGCACGCGCGCCAGACAAAAATCGCAAAAGGAGAATTTCTTTACCGCTCTCACAAGCCTGATGGGGCGCAATCGCCGCCGCTATGGCGGATACATCATCCACATCAGCATGGCATTGATGGCGATTGGCATTCTCGGCATTGAACTCTTCCAGAAAGAGACGCAAGGCACGCTGGGGCAGGGCGAGTCGTTGAACATTGCCAATTACACCGTGACCTACCGCGAACTCGCTTCATGGAATAGCCCCGGCGAAGGCGTGAACTACACCCGTTCGGTCGTGGATATTTACGAAAACGGTATTTATCTCGGTCAACTTGCCCCGCGCATTGACTTTTACTACGATGCCGAGCAAAACATGACCATCCCCGGACAGCGCTCCACCCTGAGGGATGACCTCTATATCCTGCTGCTCGACTGGCAGCCTGTATCCACGATGGGCGCGACTTTCAAGATCTACGTCAACCCGCTCGTCAACTGGCTTTGGATCGGAAGCCTGCTCTTCCTTGCTGGCATCATTTTTGCGGCATGGCCCGACCATGATCCAGCCGAGGAGCCCGCCCGACGGAATGCGGCCCGGAACAGCCAGCAAACGAGTGCGGCGGATTAA
- a CDS encoding cytochrome c maturation protein CcmE, with protein MNKFFLGGLLILAAVVYLIASSTQASAEYFMTVDELKEDGDSAYGKSLRLSGAVIGDTIQYDPQTLTLTFEIAHVTGNNKEIEAQGGLAEVLYVAVNDPARQRVTVVYIGVKPDLLRNEAQAIMTGKLGEDGIFYAEELLLKCPTRYEEAVPEQAENG; from the coding sequence ATGAATAAATTTTTTCTGGGCGGGCTGCTTATCCTGGCGGCTGTGGTTTATCTTATTGCTTCATCCACACAGGCAAGCGCAGAATATTTCATGACCGTGGACGAATTGAAGGAGGACGGCGATTCGGCATATGGCAAGAGCCTGCGTCTTTCAGGCGCTGTGATCGGGGACACGATCCAATACGACCCGCAAACCCTCACCCTTACCTTTGAGATCGCGCACGTCACTGGCAACAACAAGGAAATCGAGGCACAGGGCGGGTTGGCGGAAGTCCTGTATGTGGCGGTGAACGATCCCGCCCGCCAGAGAGTGACCGTCGTTTATATCGGCGTCAAACCAGACCTGCTCCGCAACGAGGCACAAGCCATTATGACCGGCAAGCTTGGCGAGGACGGTATTTTCTATGCCGAGGAGCTGCTGCTCAAATGTCCCACCCGCTATGAAGAGGCGGTCCCCGAACAGGCCGAAAACGGTTAA
- a CDS encoding peptide ABC transporter substrate-binding protein yields MSNFRKTFLRSGWGWLSVLAVLSSILLSAKLFQFGVPLNQALVYSGGESTNLREYDPATTYSAGNKLIFSGLVSLDPRLNLTPDLASTWEVSGDGTVYTFHIREHAVFHNGRPVTAHDVVYSWERAASPQIKSDTVLTYLGDIAGVREMVTGQADHISGLQVVDDKTLQVTIDAPKPYFLLKLTYATAFVVDKENVESGEEWIRKPNGTGPYKLKEWKSFEYIIYEANNDFYLGAPSIPYVLVKLYAGDGVRLYETGEIDLTSVGLYSAERILDPGEPLNRDLVTGINLCTGYVVFDTVQPPFDDVNVRRAFSMAFDRQRYIEVVLRGQALPAIGPFPPGLPGFHYGLQGLPYDPEQARQLLAQSKYGSAEGLPPITYTASGIGSYVGGDVAALAEMWEQNLGVTLQVENIEYNYYYQQIFSGNHGQIFGGGWCADYADPENFADILFHSGSVQNHGGYSNSELDALLESARVERDVTKRIAMYQQAEQLIVDDAPVLFTTHSFSYRLIKPYVKGYIFTPISIPIERYMWLEGK; encoded by the coding sequence ATGTCTAACTTCAGAAAAACATTCCTGCGCAGCGGTTGGGGATGGCTGTCCGTGCTTGCCGTCCTTTCATCCATTTTGCTGAGCGCGAAACTATTTCAATTCGGAGTCCCGCTCAATCAGGCGCTTGTTTACAGTGGAGGCGAATCCACGAACCTGCGCGAATATGACCCGGCCACCACATACAGTGCGGGCAATAAACTCATCTTCAGCGGACTGGTGTCGCTCGATCCGCGCCTGAACCTGACTCCCGACCTCGCGTCAACATGGGAGGTCAGCGGCGATGGAACAGTCTACACCTTCCATATCCGCGAACATGCCGTTTTCCACAACGGGCGCCCGGTCACTGCTCATGACGTGGTCTATTCATGGGAACGAGCCGCCAGTCCGCAGATTAAGTCTGATACGGTGCTGACGTATCTCGGCGATATCGCCGGGGTGCGGGAGATGGTCACAGGGCAGGCCGACCACATCAGCGGCCTGCAGGTCGTTGACGACAAAACGTTGCAAGTCACGATCGATGCGCCCAAGCCCTACTTTCTTTTGAAGTTGACCTATGCCACCGCGTTTGTCGTGGACAAGGAGAATGTCGAGTCTGGTGAAGAGTGGATTCGCAAACCGAACGGCACAGGACCTTATAAGTTAAAGGAATGGAAATCGTTTGAGTACATCATCTATGAAGCCAATAATGATTTTTATCTCGGTGCGCCTTCCATTCCCTATGTGCTGGTAAAGCTATACGCAGGGGATGGTGTGCGTTTGTATGAGACGGGCGAGATAGATCTGACAAGTGTGGGGTTGTATTCCGCCGAGCGCATTCTTGACCCCGGGGAGCCGCTCAACCGCGACCTTGTTACGGGGATCAATCTGTGTACCGGCTACGTGGTCTTCGATACGGTACAGCCGCCGTTTGACGATGTCAATGTCCGCAGGGCATTCTCCATGGCGTTTGACCGTCAACGATATATCGAGGTCGTCCTGCGCGGGCAGGCTTTGCCAGCCATTGGTCCTTTCCCGCCCGGTTTGCCCGGTTTTCATTATGGTCTGCAGGGTTTGCCTTATGACCCTGAGCAGGCGCGTCAATTGCTTGCCCAATCCAAATATGGCAGTGCGGAGGGATTACCTCCCATTACGTATACGGCAAGCGGCATTGGCAGTTACGTTGGCGGGGATGTTGCCGCACTGGCCGAGATGTGGGAGCAGAACCTGGGGGTTACCCTTCAGGTCGAGAATATCGAATACAATTATTATTATCAGCAGATATTCTCGGGCAATCACGGTCAGATCTTTGGCGGCGGATGGTGTGCTGATTATGCCGATCCCGAAAACTTTGCGGATATTCTGTTCCACAGCGGGTCGGTACAGAATCATGGCGGCTATTCCAACTCCGAACTGGATGCACTCCTCGAAAGCGCGCGCGTTGAACGGGATGTGACCAAACGCATCGCCATGTATCAGCAAGCCGAGCAGCTCATTGTGGATGACGCCCCTGTGCTATTTACAACCCATTCATTTTCGTATCGTCTGATAAAACCTTATGTGAAAGGCTATATATTCACCCCGATTTCAATCCCGATTGAACGATATATGTGGCTGGAGGGAAAGTAG
- a CDS encoding cytochrome c, whose product MKLRHLFIISVTAILLAACNMTLAADVTPPPNYVPPTPVPTLGALYPASAPDIENGAVIYAEKCAPCHGDTGFGDGEQGKQLPVTVAAFALPETASKASPVKWYTIVTQGNIDRFMPPFLSLSEQERWDVVGYALTLHVTEKDLQRGKELYETFCGNCPTEIFRNQEWMASLSNMELAQLLQDGTPNFPALESKMTEGGFTELAAYVRTLTFAPPAALAAVSVTETPVPAEATPSAEETPEAGGQAEVTPEAADAGATSEEPGAASAGRIRGVIDNQTGADLPSELKVTLRGFDHGTDPSAGPQEFINIEVTVSPDGTYVFEIGEIVERQIYIAELELNGLKYQSEFGVVPAGTTELTLPSIVVYATTEDYSELKIESLQIFFDLAGENTAQIFAVYTISNISDKTILVKIGDGQTVPFIAFPEGASGLGYEATQDSAAFVPTADGFAMPPSDVSYGLIAFASIPKEKEITISQPALLSISKLTLFLPEGVEAKGSTLTDTGIQPIQNTNFHVYDGSAVEKGGSIEFTLSGKPTQTAVAPNITQNQTLLIGIGALGVALILAGVWMYRRDSKKEEEFEEEQEQEFDDAESIMDAIIALDELHRAGKLPDQAYKQRRTDLKDALKRNS is encoded by the coding sequence ATGAAACTACGCCACCTATTTATTATTTCGGTCACAGCAATTCTGCTCGCCGCCTGCAATATGACCCTTGCGGCGGATGTCACCCCCCCACCCAATTATGTGCCGCCCACGCCCGTCCCAACCCTGGGAGCGCTCTATCCCGCCAGTGCACCGGATATCGAAAACGGCGCGGTCATCTATGCGGAGAAGTGCGCGCCCTGTCATGGGGATACGGGCTTTGGCGACGGCGAACAGGGCAAGCAACTTCCCGTCACGGTTGCCGCGTTTGCATTACCCGAAACCGCGAGCAAGGCCTCACCCGTCAAATGGTATACCATCGTCACACAAGGCAACATTGACCGCTTTATGCCGCCCTTCCTCAGTTTGAGCGAGCAGGAACGCTGGGATGTTGTGGGGTATGCGCTCACATTGCATGTTACGGAAAAGGATTTGCAGAGAGGCAAGGAGTTGTACGAGACTTTTTGTGGTAATTGTCCCACCGAAATTTTCCGCAACCAGGAATGGATGGCATCGCTCTCCAACATGGAACTCGCACAATTACTCCAGGATGGGACTCCCAACTTCCCTGCACTTGAATCCAAAATGACCGAGGGCGGGTTTACCGAACTCGCCGCATACGTCCGCACATTGACCTTTGCGCCTCCCGCCGCGCTGGCAGCTGTTTCTGTGACCGAGACGCCTGTCCCGGCTGAAGCAACCCCGTCAGCGGAGGAAACGCCTGAGGCTGGCGGACAGGCTGAAGTCACGCCGGAAGCGGCGGATGCAGGGGCAACCAGTGAAGAACCGGGAGCGGCAAGCGCAGGCAGAATCAGAGGCGTAATTGACAATCAAACCGGCGCAGATCTGCCATCCGAGTTAAAGGTCACCCTGCGCGGTTTTGACCACGGAACCGATCCAAGCGCCGGTCCGCAGGAGTTCATCAATATTGAAGTGACCGTCAGTCCGGATGGAACGTATGTTTTCGAAATCGGTGAAATCGTCGAAAGACAGATCTACATTGCAGAACTTGAATTGAACGGCTTGAAGTATCAATCTGAATTCGGCGTTGTGCCGGCCGGCACAACCGAATTGACCCTGCCCTCCATTGTTGTGTATGCAACAACGGAGGATTACAGCGAATTGAAAATCGAATCGCTGCAAATCTTCTTCGATCTCGCAGGTGAAAACACGGCGCAGATCTTCGCCGTCTATACCATCTCCAACATAAGCGATAAAACCATCCTTGTCAAAATAGGCGACGGACAAACCGTGCCATTCATTGCCTTTCCAGAAGGCGCAAGCGGACTTGGCTATGAAGCCACACAGGATAGCGCGGCCTTCGTACCCACAGCCGATGGCTTCGCCATGCCTCCCAGTGATGTTTCCTACGGCCTGATCGCGTTCGCATCCATTCCCAAGGAAAAAGAGATTACCATCTCACAGCCCGCCCTCCTGTCCATCAGCAAGTTGACCCTGTTCCTGCCCGAAGGCGTGGAGGCAAAAGGCTCCACGTTGACAGATACCGGCATTCAACCCATCCAGAACACCAACTTCCATGTCTATGATGGCAGCGCGGTGGAAAAAGGCGGGAGCATTGAGTTCACACTCAGCGGCAAACCAACCCAGACCGCTGTTGCCCCGAATATCACCCAGAACCAGACCCTGTTGATCGGGATCGGCGCACTCGGTGTGGCACTCATCCTCGCCGGCGTATGGATGTATAGGCGTGACAGCAAAAAAGAGGAGGAATTCGAGGAGGAGCAAGAGCAGGAATTTGACGATGCCGAATCCATCATGGACGCCATCATCGCCCTCGACGAACTGCACCGCGCCGGCAAGCTGCCTGACCAGGCCTACAAGCAACGGCGTACGGATTTGAAGGATGCGTTGAAGAGAAACTCTTAA